A genomic window from Pseudomonadota bacterium includes:
- a CDS encoding metal-dependent hydrolase — protein MDTLTHALSGALLARATLGRAPQTPTGERVRVAFLAAAFPDIDYLVSWIDPLLYLNSHQGLTHSLVLMPAWAALLTSLAARWYGRRWRDFYGPALLGVLAHIAGDLITAYGTEVFAPLTFERYAYPIAFVLDPYFTAVTAGGLWLSVHRGSRLAALIGLTTLLAYVGLLAALRAEALDMGLDVANERGLGARDIAALPQPFTPLNWKLLISEGSTVHEAHLRLRRRFPPALGTLWFPKTAAAFRPRDDVGLVAHPRFGTDPHWTPLAREVWRQPDFAGFRRFAGYPVLHRIDTAGAQTCLWFTDLRFALPHLVPAFRFGMCRGSPESAWRLYRLRLWSANERQRLG, from the coding sequence ATGGATACCCTGACGCACGCTTTGAGCGGTGCCCTCCTCGCCCGCGCCACCCTGGGTCGTGCGCCGCAAACGCCCACAGGGGAACGCGTGCGGGTGGCGTTCCTGGCCGCGGCCTTTCCGGACATCGACTATCTGGTGTCCTGGATCGACCCGCTCCTTTATTTGAATTCGCACCAGGGGCTGACCCATTCGCTCGTCCTCATGCCCGCCTGGGCCGCTCTCCTGACGAGCCTGGCGGCGCGCTGGTATGGGCGCCGGTGGCGCGACTTCTACGGGCCCGCGCTCTTGGGGGTCCTGGCGCACATCGCCGGGGACCTGATCACGGCCTACGGGACCGAGGTCTTCGCCCCGCTAACCTTCGAGCGCTATGCCTATCCCATCGCCTTCGTCCTCGACCCGTATTTCACGGCCGTCACCGCCGGGGGTCTGTGGCTCTCGGTGCACCGCGGCAGCCGATTGGCGGCCCTGATCGGACTCACGACCCTCCTGGCGTACGTGGGTCTCCTCGCCGCGCTGCGCGCCGAGGCCCTCGACATGGGCCTCGACGTCGCAAACGAGCGCGGACTCGGTGCACGAGACATCGCGGCCCTGCCCCAGCCCTTTACGCCGCTCAACTGGAAGTTGCTGATATCGGAGGGGTCGACCGTCCACGAGGCGCACCTGCGGCTTCGGCGGCGCTTCCCGCCCGCCCTCGGCACCCTCTGGTTCCCCAAGACCGCAGCCGCCTTCCGCCCCCGCGACGATGTGGGTCTCGTGGCCCACCCGCGCTTCGGAACCGATCCCCATTGGACGCCCCTCGCCCGTGAGGTGTGGCGGCAACCGGATTTCGCGGGCTTTCGCCGATTCGCCGGCTACCCGGTCCTGCACCGCATCGATACCGCCGGGGCACAGACGTGTCTGTGGTTCACGGACCTGCGCTTCGCGCTGCCGCACCTCGTTCCGGCCTTTCGCTTCGGGATGTGCAGGGGCTCGCCCGAGAGCGCCTGGCGTTTGTACCGTCTGCGCTTGTGGAGCGCCAATGAGCGTCAACGGTTGGGTTGA
- a CDS encoding YceD family protein, translating into MPYNAAVARVAGLPERIDPPRLAEREVRLCGRLSLARMERLAASLYDGEGTVFIDMRFQRDEQGRDMAVGDVTARLPVRCQRCLEAMEIAIATAVRLAFTKADTDAEGETPPPGGYDAVLLVGDTISLSDLVEDELMLALPMAPMHENCPVGVWRRYLWDRAPSEAPRKPFAELSRIRRPAG; encoded by the coding sequence TTGCCCTATAATGCGGCCGTGGCACGGGTAGCGGGGCTTCCCGAACGCATCGATCCGCCGCGCCTCGCGGAGCGGGAGGTTCGTTTGTGCGGTCGCTTGTCCCTGGCGCGCATGGAACGGCTCGCAGCCAGCCTTTACGATGGGGAGGGGACGGTCTTCATCGACATGCGCTTTCAGAGGGACGAGCAGGGTCGTGACATGGCTGTCGGCGACGTCACGGCGCGGCTCCCGGTGCGCTGCCAGCGCTGCCTGGAGGCCATGGAGATCGCGATCGCCACGGCCGTGCGCCTGGCCTTTACCAAAGCGGATACCGATGCGGAGGGCGAGACACCGCCGCCCGGCGGCTACGACGCCGTGCTACTCGTGGGCGATACGATATCGCTCTCGGATCTGGTCGAGGATGAGCTCATGCTCGCGCTCCCCATGGCACCGATGCATGAGAACTGTCCCGTCGGCGTGTGGCGCCGGTACCTTTGGGACCGTGCGCCGTCCGAGGCGCCACGCAAACCGTTCGCGGAATTGTCGCGTATTCGGAGGCCGGCCGGCTGA
- a CDS encoding group 1 truncated hemoglobin codes for MTRPTKSLAATLLITLLAVVGCGEDKAPTPAAGVPAPAAPQKAPAASQSLFERLGGQEGIEAVVDALLVNIGADSRIKHYFNNLNQVRFKANNVAFLCEKTGGPCSYTGAEIKKVHKSLQVTSEDFDAMMEDIGKTLDEKGVAEADKKEVVDLMASYKPDIVSSFSR; via the coding sequence ATGACAAGACCTACGAAATCGCTAGCGGCCACGCTGCTGATCACGCTTCTGGCGGTGGTCGGGTGCGGCGAGGACAAGGCGCCGACACCCGCGGCGGGCGTCCCGGCTCCGGCTGCTCCCCAGAAGGCTCCGGCTGCTTCCCAGAGTTTGTTCGAACGACTCGGCGGCCAGGAGGGGATCGAGGCGGTGGTCGATGCTCTCCTGGTCAACATCGGTGCCGACAGCCGCATCAAACACTATTTCAACAACCTGAACCAGGTACGGTTCAAGGCCAATAATGTGGCGTTCCTGTGCGAGAAGACCGGCGGACCGTGCAGCTACACCGGCGCCGAGATCAAGAAGGTACACAAGAGTCTGCAGGTAACCTCGGAGGACTTCGACGCCATGATGGAGGACATTGGCAAGACACTCGACGAGAAGGGCGTGGCCGAGGCCGACAAGAAAGAGGTGGTGGACCTGATGGCCTCCTACAAGCCAGATATCGTGAGCAGCTTTTCCCGGTGA
- a CDS encoding TetR/AcrR family transcriptional regulator, with protein sequence MDADPAQDTRTDTRFSQRIIDAAIALAEHGSWETVRLHAVAARLEVSLDDIRGVFREKEDIVEAYFDRADEAMLRAAEAPGFLDLPTRLRLHRVIMAWLEALAPHRRVTRQMIGGKLEPGHLHIQIPGLLRISRTVQWMREAAYRDASYLRRALEEVATTSIYLATFCYWMGDGSPDSTDTRRFLGRLLGIAEGASHAVFGPGAHPHPPAREPGP encoded by the coding sequence ATGGACGCCGATCCTGCGCAAGATACCCGCACAGATACTCGTTTCTCGCAGCGCATCATCGATGCGGCGATCGCGCTCGCCGAGCACGGCTCGTGGGAGACCGTGAGGTTGCATGCGGTGGCCGCACGCCTCGAGGTCTCGCTCGACGATATCCGGGGTGTCTTCCGGGAAAAGGAGGACATCGTGGAGGCGTACTTCGATCGCGCCGATGAGGCGATGCTGCGCGCGGCCGAGGCCCCCGGCTTTCTCGATCTGCCGACGCGCCTCCGGCTGCACCGGGTGATCATGGCCTGGCTCGAGGCGCTCGCCCCCCACCGGCGGGTGACTCGCCAGATGATCGGGGGCAAGCTCGAACCCGGCCACCTGCACATCCAGATCCCGGGGCTCTTGCGCATCAGCCGCACGGTGCAGTGGATGCGCGAGGCCGCGTACCGCGACGCCTCCTACCTCCGGCGGGCGCTCGAAGAGGTGGCGACGACCAGCATCTACCTCGCGACCTTCTGCTACTGGATGGGCGATGGATCCCCGGACTCGACCGACACCCGCCGGTTCCTGGGCCGATTGCTTGGGATCGCGGAAGGGGCCTCTCACGCCGTGTTCGGCCCGGGCGCCCACCCGCACCCCCCTGCCCGGGAACCGGGCCCCTAG
- the rpmF gene encoding 50S ribosomal protein L32 has protein sequence MAVQQNRKSSSRRDMRRSHDRLNAAAISIESTTGEIHRRHHISPTGYYRGRQALVVKVKSEEDEG, from the coding sequence ATGGCTGTACAGCAGAATCGAAAATCGTCGTCGCGACGGGACATGCGCAGGTCTCACGACCGGCTCAACGCGGCCGCGATCTCGATAGAATCGACCACGGGGGAGATCCACCGCCGTCACCACATCAGCCCGACGGGCTACTACCGCGGCCGTCAGGCGCTGGTCGTGAAGGTCAAGAGCGAAGAGGACGAGGGTTAA
- a CDS encoding glutaminyl-peptide cyclotransferase yields MRDRLIRGALYGVLAAAAPLSPADAPVYGYRVVREYPHDPSAFTQGLVYVDGHLYESTGLEGASSLRQVDLETGKVIRRRALKPDEFGEGLTDWGGRLLQLTWTGMRGFIYERASLAVSGTFHYAGEGWGLTHDGRRLILSDGTAVLRFLDPETFREIGRLPVHDEGRAVPRLNELEYVRGEVYANVWQSDRVARVSLETGAVLGWIDLTGLLSAADLRHPVDVLNGIAYDPGRERLFVTGKWWPKLFEIIIVAPAEGPATSPRDRPGTAGAPSQDVDFQQLP; encoded by the coding sequence TTGAGGGACCGGCTCATCCGGGGTGCCCTCTACGGCGTCCTCGCCGCGGCGGCACCGCTGTCCCCGGCCGACGCGCCGGTCTACGGATATCGGGTGGTGCGGGAATACCCGCACGACCCCTCGGCCTTTACCCAGGGGCTGGTGTACGTGGACGGTCATCTCTACGAGAGCACGGGGCTCGAGGGCGCTTCCTCGCTGCGACAGGTCGATCTGGAGACCGGCAAGGTCATCCGCCGGCGGGCGCTCAAGCCAGACGAGTTCGGGGAGGGGCTCACCGACTGGGGCGGGCGTCTTCTACAACTCACCTGGACCGGCATGCGCGGCTTCATCTACGAGCGCGCTAGCCTCGCGGTGAGCGGGACATTCCACTACGCCGGCGAGGGCTGGGGGCTGACCCATGACGGCCGGCGGCTCATCCTGAGTGACGGCACCGCGGTGCTACGCTTCCTCGACCCCGAGACGTTTCGCGAGATCGGGCGGCTCCCGGTGCATGACGAGGGCCGGGCGGTGCCACGCCTGAACGAGCTGGAATACGTCCGCGGCGAGGTCTACGCCAACGTGTGGCAGAGCGATCGGGTGGCCCGCGTCTCCCTCGAGACCGGCGCGGTCCTGGGCTGGATCGACCTCACCGGGCTCTTGAGCGCGGCCGACCTACGCCACCCAGTCGATGTCCTGAACGGCATCGCCTACGACCCCGGCCGGGAACGCCTGTTCGTGACCGGCAAGTGGTGGCCCAAGCTCTTCGAGATTATTATAGTGGCTCCGGCAGAGGGGCCGGCCACATCACCCCGCGATCGGCCCGGGACCGCCGGGGCGCCGTCCCAGGACGTCGATTTCCAACAGCTGCCCTAA
- the mpl gene encoding UDP-N-acetylmuramate:L-alanyl-gamma-D-glutamyl-meso-diaminopimelate ligase has product MNLLILGICGSFMGGLALIARALGHEVRGCDAGVYPPMSTLLEREGIEVLGGYRETYLRPAPDLVLVGNALSRGNPCVEYVLDLGIPYTSGPQWLAETVLRGRYVLAVSGTHGKTTTASLLAFLLEAAGQAPGFLIGGVPRDFGVSARLGSGTAFVVEADEYDTAFFDKRSKFVHYRPLGLIITNIEFDHGDIFPDLEAIKRQFHHLVRTVPGRGIIVRPAPDPVVDEVLAMGLWSPVTTFEGEGSDWCCRAVCPDHSAFEVFFQGQELGTVAWSQIGAHNARNALCALAMARHFGIAPRASITALNRFQGVKRRLERLAVARGVSVYDDFAHHPTEIAATLSALRRQGGEGRIIAVFEPRSNTMRLGLYAGALAGAFHDADLIFLYSPPDLRWDLLAETVALGTRRRVSEDIAEIVMHVAELARPGDRVVVISNGGFGGIQERLIAALG; this is encoded by the coding sequence GTGAACCTCCTGATCCTCGGCATTTGCGGCAGCTTCATGGGTGGGCTCGCCCTCATCGCCAGGGCGCTGGGACATGAGGTGCGGGGTTGCGATGCGGGTGTCTATCCGCCCATGAGCACGCTGCTCGAGCGCGAGGGGATCGAGGTTCTCGGCGGCTACCGCGAAACTTACCTCCGGCCGGCGCCCGATCTGGTTCTGGTCGGCAACGCCCTGTCGCGCGGCAACCCCTGCGTGGAATATGTCTTGGACCTCGGGATCCCCTATACCTCGGGACCCCAATGGCTCGCCGAGACGGTGCTTCGAGGGCGCTACGTGTTGGCCGTCTCGGGGACGCACGGCAAGACCACGACCGCGAGCCTCCTGGCGTTCCTCCTCGAGGCCGCGGGACAGGCGCCCGGGTTCCTCATCGGGGGCGTGCCCCGGGACTTCGGCGTCTCTGCGCGGCTCGGGAGCGGTACCGCGTTCGTCGTCGAGGCCGACGAGTACGACACCGCGTTCTTCGACAAGCGCTCGAAGTTCGTCCACTATCGCCCGCTTGGCCTCATCATCACCAACATCGAATTCGACCACGGCGATATCTTCCCGGACCTCGAAGCTATCAAACGCCAGTTCCATCACCTGGTACGCACCGTCCCGGGTCGCGGGATCATCGTCCGGCCCGCGCCCGATCCGGTCGTGGACGAGGTCCTGGCCATGGGGCTGTGGAGCCCGGTGACCACCTTTGAGGGCGAGGGGTCGGACTGGTGCTGCCGGGCGGTGTGCCCGGACCACAGCGCCTTCGAGGTGTTCTTCCAAGGCCAGGAACTCGGCACCGTGGCGTGGTCGCAGATCGGGGCCCACAATGCGCGCAATGCCCTCTGCGCACTCGCGATGGCACGGCACTTCGGCATCGCACCTCGCGCATCGATCACGGCGCTCAACCGTTTCCAGGGCGTCAAACGCCGGCTCGAGCGGCTCGCCGTGGCGCGCGGGGTCAGCGTGTACGACGACTTCGCCCACCACCCGACCGAGATCGCCGCGACCCTGTCCGCACTGCGGCGGCAGGGCGGCGAGGGGCGCATCATCGCGGTCTTCGAGCCACGCTCGAACACGATGCGGTTGGGTCTCTACGCCGGCGCGCTGGCCGGCGCCTTCCACGATGCCGACCTGATCTTCCTGTACTCCCCGCCCGATCTGCGCTGGGACCTTTTGGCGGAAACCGTTGCTCTAGGCACCCGCCGCCGCGTGTCCGAGGATATCGCCGAGATCGTAATGCACGTCGCCGAGCTGGCCCGCCCCGGCGACCGGGTGGTGGTGATAAGCAACGGGGGTTTCGGCGGGATCCAGGAGCGGCTCATCGCCGCCCTGGGCTAG
- the plsX gene encoding phosphate acyltransferase PlsX produces MLLALDAMGGDHGPAAVVPAAVAALRQHPDLHLILVGREEALEKVLASYNGVRRDRLAIRHSSQEVGMDEAPSQALRTKKDSSMRVAIDLVKAGAADACVSAGNTGALVATARFVLKMLPGIERPAICSAMPAATRGHSRVLDLGANVDSTPEQLLQFALMGVALTSAVDNKPAPSVALLNVGVEEIKGHDQVKGAAALLAQSNLNYVGFVEGDDIYEGAVDVIVCDGFVGNIALKASEGVARMLMRFARDEFLRTPLSRLAAWVSKPVLRAVMERLDPRQYNGASLLGLRGIVIKSHGGADAISFANAIEEAMLEVKKGVPERISGELQVIFDERRAV; encoded by the coding sequence ATGCTCCTCGCCCTCGACGCGATGGGTGGCGACCATGGGCCCGCCGCGGTGGTCCCGGCCGCCGTGGCGGCGCTCCGCCAGCACCCCGATCTGCACCTGATCCTGGTGGGCAGGGAAGAGGCGCTGGAGAAGGTGCTCGCATCCTACAATGGGGTGCGGAGAGATCGCCTCGCGATCCGCCACTCTAGCCAGGAGGTCGGCATGGACGAGGCGCCCTCCCAGGCCCTGCGCACCAAGAAGGACTCGTCCATGCGCGTCGCTATCGATCTGGTGAAGGCCGGGGCGGCCGATGCCTGCGTGAGCGCCGGTAACACCGGGGCGCTCGTGGCCACGGCGCGCTTCGTGCTGAAGATGCTGCCTGGCATCGAGCGCCCGGCGATCTGCTCGGCGATGCCCGCCGCGACGCGCGGCCACTCCCGTGTCCTCGACCTCGGCGCCAACGTCGATTCAACCCCCGAGCAACTCCTGCAGTTCGCGCTCATGGGGGTGGCCTTGACCAGCGCCGTCGACAACAAACCGGCGCCCAGCGTCGCACTCTTGAACGTCGGGGTCGAGGAGATCAAGGGCCACGACCAGGTCAAGGGCGCCGCGGCGCTGCTCGCCCAGAGCAACCTGAACTACGTCGGCTTCGTGGAGGGCGACGACATCTATGAAGGCGCGGTGGACGTCATCGTGTGCGACGGCTTCGTCGGCAACATCGCGCTCAAGGCCAGCGAGGGCGTGGCGCGCATGCTCATGCGCTTCGCCAGGGACGAGTTCCTGAGGACACCCCTGTCCCGCCTCGCCGCCTGGGTCTCGAAGCCGGTGCTGCGGGCCGTCATGGAGCGCCTCGATCCCAGGCAATACAACGGCGCCAGCCTCCTCGGTCTGCGCGGCATCGTCATCAAGAGCCACGGCGGCGCCGATGCCATCTCCTTCGCCAA